Proteins encoded together in one Pseudomonadota bacterium window:
- a CDS encoding efflux RND transporter permease subunit, protein MRIVEIATERRITVLMVTLAVILFGIVSLTRLRVNLLPDLSYPTITVRTELTGAAPLEIENLITKPIEEAVGVIRNVRKVRSVSRSGQSDVILEFVWGTEMDYAGVDVREKLDLLDLPEDAERPILLRFDPSNEPIMRLALSKQSESGAAITDDELRYFRQIADEELKNSLEAVEGTAAVKVSGGLEDEIQVLVDQQRIAQLGISIDQIISQLRAENVNLSGGRLEDGSQRYMVRTINEFQSVDEIGDAIIPAPGVQTVYLRDVATVTNSHKEREAITRINGRESVELAIYKEGDANTVAVATNIKDSLDTVRDTLPDSMQLDVMYDESTFISGAVQQVQSAALIGGILAVLVLYFFLRNFRSTLLIAVAIPVSVIGTFMLMYLYDVTLNIMSLGGIALAVGLLVDNSIVVLENISRHRENGSGIFEAARKGTSEVGGAVVAATLTTIAVFFPMVFVSGIAGQLFRDQALTVTFALVFSLFVALTLIPMLSGWQGKEQYHDHDDVRPPSETTRVFAFVAWGIGALIALMGKLLRLIALPFTLVVQGFYSLLARLYVPILNWSLRHRIVVVLIAALALGGTVSLLPRLGTELIPQLSQGEFQVDLRLASGATLDQSDEAVTKAYEATRQIDTLERSFSVAGSGNRLDASPVDEGENTATLSLKLKPGAGDQAEARAMQTLRDAVGNMAGVQYEFSRPALFTLSTPLEIEIQGYNLSDLRTASEQIVSALSADEQFADVKTTIENGNPEVQIHFDQVRIHQLGLTVRDVADTVVANVRGNVATRYSIRDRKIDVLVRSVNTQNATVEELRNLIVNPLSERPVSLQSVADVDIEMGPTEIRRSDQERVAIITAGLNYGDLGSAVTRLDSLLDDLPLPATTLIEIGGQNAEMSESFNSMIFTLLMAVFLVYLVMAAQFESIIHPFVILFTIPLAFVGAILALYLTGSTINVVVFIGAIMLAGIVVNNAIVLVDLINQLRADGMEKVEAIREAGKTRLRPILITTMTTALGLLPMAIGFGEGAEIRAPMAITVIGGLLTSTALTLVVIPVVYSLLDRKQFRAIDPPPSSDPVTFQ, encoded by the coding sequence ATGCGTATCGTAGAAATCGCCACTGAACGCCGCATAACCGTGCTGATGGTGACGCTTGCCGTTATCTTGTTTGGCATCGTCTCGCTCACGCGTCTGCGGGTCAATCTCTTGCCCGATTTGTCGTATCCGACGATTACGGTACGCACCGAACTCACGGGCGCAGCTCCCCTGGAAATCGAGAACCTGATTACCAAACCCATCGAGGAAGCGGTGGGCGTGATACGCAATGTGCGCAAAGTACGCAGCGTCTCACGTTCAGGACAGTCTGATGTCATCTTGGAGTTTGTTTGGGGCACCGAGATGGATTACGCCGGTGTTGATGTGCGTGAAAAACTCGATCTTCTCGATTTACCGGAAGACGCCGAGCGCCCTATTCTGTTGCGGTTTGACCCGTCCAACGAGCCGATCATGCGGCTGGCATTGTCCAAGCAATCCGAATCGGGAGCCGCCATCACCGACGACGAGCTCCGTTACTTTCGGCAAATTGCTGATGAGGAACTCAAAAACTCGCTCGAAGCGGTGGAAGGCACAGCCGCTGTAAAAGTCAGCGGCGGTCTGGAAGACGAGATTCAGGTCCTTGTTGACCAGCAGCGTATCGCCCAGCTTGGGATTTCAATCGATCAAATTATCAGTCAACTTCGCGCTGAGAACGTCAACCTGTCCGGGGGCCGTCTCGAAGACGGCTCACAGCGATATATGGTGCGCACGATAAATGAATTTCAGTCGGTCGACGAAATTGGTGACGCCATTATACCGGCGCCCGGCGTCCAAACGGTTTATCTTCGCGACGTCGCCACCGTCACCAACAGCCATAAAGAACGTGAAGCCATCACCCGAATTAATGGTCGCGAGAGCGTCGAGCTTGCGATTTATAAGGAAGGCGATGCCAACACCGTAGCCGTAGCGACCAATATAAAAGACAGTCTGGACACCGTGCGCGATACGCTGCCTGATTCGATGCAGCTCGATGTGATGTACGACGAGTCCACGTTTATTTCCGGCGCTGTGCAGCAAGTGCAATCGGCCGCTCTGATTGGCGGCATACTCGCTGTGCTGGTGTTGTATTTTTTCCTTCGAAATTTCCGCTCCACCCTACTGATTGCGGTCGCGATTCCAGTGTCGGTCATCGGCACGTTCATGCTGATGTATTTGTATGACGTCACGCTCAATATTATGTCGCTGGGCGGCATTGCCCTGGCCGTCGGACTACTGGTGGACAACTCAATTGTGGTGCTAGAGAACATCTCTCGGCACCGCGAAAACGGCAGTGGCATATTTGAGGCGGCACGCAAGGGCACGAGCGAAGTCGGCGGCGCCGTCGTAGCGGCGACACTCACCACTATCGCCGTCTTCTTTCCAATGGTATTTGTAAGCGGTATTGCCGGTCAGCTGTTCCGCGACCAGGCGCTAACCGTCACCTTTGCCCTGGTTTTCTCATTGTTCGTCGCACTCACACTTATCCCGATGCTCAGTGGTTGGCAAGGCAAAGAGCAATACCACGACCACGATGATGTCCGTCCACCCAGTGAAACCACACGTGTTTTTGCCTTCGTGGCCTGGGGCATTGGCGCACTGATCGCGCTGATGGGCAAACTGTTGCGCTTGATCGCACTGCCCTTCACGCTTGTCGTTCAGGGTTTCTACTCGCTGCTCGCCCGCCTCTACGTTCCGATTCTCAACTGGAGCTTGAGGCACCGGATCGTGGTGGTTTTGATCGCCGCTCTGGCGCTTGGCGGCACGGTTTCGCTCCTGCCTCGTCTGGGTACCGAGCTTATTCCGCAACTCTCTCAAGGCGAGTTTCAAGTTGACTTGCGGCTCGCCTCGGGCGCGACGCTCGATCAATCTGACGAGGCAGTGACCAAAGCTTATGAGGCAACGCGACAGATCGATACGCTCGAACGCAGTTTCTCGGTCGCCGGATCCGGCAACCGTCTTGACGCCAGTCCCGTCGATGAAGGGGAAAACACGGCTACCCTGAGTCTCAAACTTAAGCCTGGGGCCGGCGACCAGGCCGAAGCCCGCGCCATGCAAACCCTACGCGATGCGGTGGGCAATATGGCGGGCGTGCAGTACGAGTTTTCAAGACCGGCCTTGTTCACGCTGAGCACACCGCTTGAGATCGAGATTCAGGGCTACAACCTGTCAGATCTGCGCACGGCGAGCGAGCAGATTGTGTCCGCCTTGAGTGCAGACGAACAGTTTGCTGATGTCAAAACCACCATCGAGAATGGCAATCCCGAAGTTCAAATTCATTTTGACCAAGTGCGCATTCATCAGCTCGGTCTCACCGTGCGTGACGTCGCCGACACGGTCGTTGCCAACGTGCGCGGAAATGTCGCAACACGCTACAGCATTCGCGACCGCAAGATCGATGTTCTGGTCCGCAGCGTCAACACTCAAAACGCCACGGTCGAAGAACTGCGTAATCTGATCGTAAATCCACTGAGCGAGCGCCCGGTGTCGTTGCAGTCGGTGGCAGACGTCGATATTGAGATGGGGCCGACCGAAATTCGTCGTAGCGATCAAGAGCGCGTCGCCATCATTACTGCAGGACTGAATTACGGCGATCTTGGCTCGGCGGTCACCCGTCTTGATTCGCTTCTCGATGATTTGCCACTACCGGCCACAACGCTGATTGAAATCGGTGGCCAAAATGCCGAGATGAGCGAATCGTTCAATTCAATGATCTTTACGCTCTTGATGGCCGTCTTTTTGGTTTATCTTGTGATGGCCGCGCAGTTTGAGTCGATAATTCATCCATTTGTGATTCTCTTTACGATTCCGCTCGCCTTTGTCGGCGCGATCCTGGCGCTGTACCTTACCGGCTCAACGATCAACGTGGTGGTCTTTATTGGCGCCATTATGCTTGCCGGTATCGTAGTGAATAACGCAATTGTTCTGGTTGATTTGATAAATCAACTGCGTGCCGACGGCATGGAAAAAGTTGAGGCCATTCGAGAGGCTGGTAAAACGCGGTTGCGCCCGATTCTGATAACCACCATGACCACCGCGTTGGGCCTACTCCCCATGGCAATCGGATTTGGCGAGGGTGCGGAGATTCGGGCACCCATGGCCATTACCGTGATTGGCGGATTACTGACCTCAACGGCCCTTACCTTGGTCGTGATACCGGTGGTGTATTCGCTGCTTGACCGAAAACAATTTCGCGCGATCGACCCGCCGCCTAGCTCCGACCCGGTGACGTTCCAATGA
- a CDS encoding efflux RND transporter permease subunit, which translates to MKHIETAIRRPVGIVMVFVALSLVGLISSQLLPLEKFPDVEFPGIFVSVPYPGSTPEEVERLITRPIEESLATLSGVEFMQSWSTSSEARLFVAFTLGEEAQAKGIEARARIDAVRDDLPDDIRNLFVFTGSLADQPVLVIRVSSERDLSLSYDMLDQLLKRRIERVEGVSRVELQGVDPAEIRILLDPVRLSAHNVDARIVAEALRRANFSMSAGNITDNGMRLSVRPKGEFDSIDEFKQFRIGTGNLILDDVADIELRIPERNYGRHLDQTYAIGLDVFKSTGANIVDVTDRVLAEVDKVRDSPKLRDVNIFELQNEGDDIRNTLSDLIMSGLMGALLAIAVLYLFLRQLSTTLIVTLSVPLSLLVTLAALYFFGLTLNILSMMGMMLAIGMLVDNAVVVTENIFRRRQMDDSHPLKTSTEAVNQVGLAVIAGTFTSISVFLPIIFGEKNQLTIFLTHVAMSITVAMLASLLISQTLVPMLASRVQIPKAKPASSAMNRLTGWYGRTLTRVLDHRWKMLLVTLLLLGSGAIAQKLVTIDMFPQEAKRSLFLPYYLKANYPLETVEEAVDKVEDYLYANQERLNIVAVYSYYNEEQAESTILLTDEDNATLSTKEIIAIINEEIPEIIIGEPSFKLDQEGSGGQGFTLQVRGDSSEQLNANAREMIPILAQVDGLENVRLEAFEKEKELQVVVDRDKAARFGMSPMSVASAVAVAMRGENLREFRADDGEVDVRLAFQDEQQQTIANLAKLPLYTADGELIELSSVARFHVNYGPRVIRRISRNTAVIIEANLAKGSSLEEIRPDVERVLKGYTLPVGYSWKLGRGFDQSNDAQEQMGVNTMLAVILIFFVMAAMFESMLYPLSIMTSIALSIVGVYWFFALTGTTFSFMASIGILILIGVVVNNGIVLIDHVNHLRKQGLSRDEALIQGGKDRLRPILMTVATTILGLLPLAIGTTQVGGDGPPYFPMARAIIGGLAFSTIASLFIVPFVYVVVDGIAKWTRKVLRTAASGRATSAP; encoded by the coding sequence ATGAAACATATTGAAACCGCCATTCGACGGCCCGTCGGCATTGTCATGGTGTTCGTGGCGCTGAGCCTCGTGGGCCTTATCTCATCGCAACTGTTGCCGCTTGAAAAATTCCCAGATGTCGAGTTCCCCGGCATTTTTGTGTCGGTGCCCTACCCCGGCTCCACGCCTGAAGAAGTCGAGCGTTTGATTACCCGTCCAATCGAGGAATCGTTGGCGACGCTGAGTGGCGTCGAATTTATGCAGTCGTGGAGCACGAGCAGTGAAGCACGGTTGTTTGTTGCCTTTACGCTCGGAGAGGAAGCGCAAGCTAAGGGCATCGAAGCGCGTGCGCGCATTGATGCGGTACGTGATGATCTGCCGGATGATATTCGCAATCTGTTCGTGTTTACCGGATCGCTTGCCGACCAGCCGGTGCTCGTTATCCGCGTTTCCAGCGAGCGCGATCTGTCGCTGTCGTACGACATGCTCGATCAACTACTCAAACGACGGATCGAACGTGTGGAAGGCGTATCAAGAGTTGAGCTACAGGGCGTCGACCCGGCTGAAATTCGCATATTGCTCGACCCTGTACGCTTGTCGGCGCACAATGTTGATGCACGAATCGTTGCCGAAGCGTTGCGTCGCGCCAATTTTTCGATGAGCGCGGGAAATATCACTGACAATGGTATGCGCTTGAGCGTGCGGCCAAAAGGTGAGTTCGACTCGATTGATGAATTCAAACAGTTTCGCATCGGCACTGGCAACCTCATATTGGACGACGTTGCCGATATCGAGTTACGAATACCCGAACGCAACTACGGCCGCCATCTCGATCAAACCTATGCGATCGGACTGGATGTGTTTAAAAGCACCGGCGCGAACATTGTGGACGTCACTGACCGGGTGCTCGCCGAAGTCGACAAAGTTCGTGATTCGCCCAAACTGCGTGACGTCAATATCTTTGAGTTGCAAAATGAAGGCGACGACATTCGCAACACGCTGTCCGACTTAATTATGTCTGGGCTCATGGGGGCGCTGCTGGCCATCGCCGTTCTGTATTTATTTTTACGCCAGCTATCTACCACGCTCATCGTCACCCTGTCCGTGCCGCTTTCGTTGCTCGTGACCTTGGCGGCCCTTTATTTCTTTGGCTTGACGCTCAACATCTTGTCAATGATGGGTATGATGCTCGCGATCGGCATGCTCGTGGACAATGCAGTCGTGGTGACCGAAAACATTTTCCGTCGGCGTCAGATGGATGATTCGCACCCCCTAAAGACCAGCACCGAAGCGGTCAACCAGGTGGGGCTCGCGGTGATCGCCGGCACCTTCACGTCGATCAGCGTCTTCCTCCCCATCATTTTTGGCGAGAAAAATCAGCTCACCATCTTCCTGACCCACGTTGCGATGTCGATTACGGTCGCAATGCTCGCCTCATTGCTCATTTCGCAAACGCTGGTGCCGATGCTTGCATCGCGTGTGCAAATTCCAAAAGCAAAACCAGCCTCATCGGCCATGAATCGGTTGACGGGCTGGTACGGTCGCACGCTCACGCGCGTTCTCGATCATCGTTGGAAGATGCTGCTGGTGACGTTGCTCTTGTTGGGCTCAGGGGCCATCGCCCAAAAACTAGTGACGATTGATATGTTTCCGCAAGAGGCCAAGCGGAGCTTGTTTCTGCCTTACTACCTGAAAGCGAACTACCCACTGGAGACCGTTGAAGAAGCGGTCGACAAAGTTGAGGACTACCTATACGCCAATCAAGAACGCCTAAATATCGTGGCGGTCTACTCGTACTATAACGAAGAGCAAGCCGAATCGACCATCCTTCTAACCGATGAGGATAACGCCACTCTCAGCACGAAAGAGATCATTGCGATCATCAACGAAGAAATCCCAGAGATCATTATTGGCGAACCCAGTTTCAAGCTGGATCAAGAAGGCAGCGGCGGTCAGGGCTTTACGCTCCAAGTACGCGGTGACTCAAGCGAACAGCTCAACGCGAATGCGCGTGAGATGATCCCAATATTGGCGCAGGTCGACGGCCTCGAAAACGTTCGTCTCGAAGCGTTTGAAAAAGAAAAAGAACTGCAGGTGGTAGTCGATCGCGACAAGGCCGCGCGGTTTGGTATGTCGCCAATGTCGGTCGCCAGCGCCGTAGCGGTCGCCATGCGCGGTGAGAACTTACGTGAATTTCGCGCGGACGACGGCGAAGTGGATGTGCGGTTGGCATTTCAAGACGAACAGCAGCAGACCATCGCGAACCTGGCCAAACTTCCCCTCTACACTGCGGATGGCGAGTTAATCGAACTCAGCTCTGTTGCTCGTTTCCATGTCAACTACGGACCTCGCGTCATTCGTCGTATCTCGCGCAACACCGCCGTGATCATCGAAGCTAACCTCGCAAAAGGCAGCTCGCTGGAGGAAATCCGGCCCGACGTTGAACGCGTTCTCAAAGGGTACACGCTGCCGGTCGGATACAGTTGGAAGCTCGGCCGCGGGTTTGATCAATCCAATGATGCCCAAGAGCAGATGGGCGTGAATACAATGCTGGCCGTGATACTCATTTTCTTTGTGATGGCCGCCATGTTTGAGTCCATGCTGTATCCACTCTCAATCATGACCTCCATCGCCTTATCCATTGTGGGTGTGTATTGGTTCTTTGCGCTCACTGGTACCACGTTCTCTTTTATGGCCTCAATCGGCATCTTGATACTCATCGGCGTGGTGGTGAACAATGGCATTGTGTTGATCGATCACGTCAACCATCTGCGCAAGCAGGGTCTGTCGCGTGACGAGGCGTTGATTCAAGGGGGTAAAGACCGGCTACGCCCCATTTTAATGACTGTGGCGACTACCATTCTGGGCTTGCTGCCGTTGGCGATTGGCACGACTCAGGTGGGTGGCGACGGCCCGCCCTACTTCCCAATGGCTCGGGCGATCATCGGTGGCCTGGCGTTTTCGACCATCGCATCGTTGTTTATTGTGCCGTTTGTCTACGTGGTGGTCGATGGCATTGCGAAATGGACCCGAAAAGTACTGCGCACAGCCGCTTCGGGTCGCGCCACCAGCGCACCTTGA
- a CDS encoding DUF1249 domain-containing protein, which produces MRINEKLKSVSDSNLESGWNLRPGSFTALMALYESNYLRLNWLIDEMEFLRGEYRSDSPDDFPLHLSVRDVSRYTTSIHLTYWFEGDGIDAVADPDLDIRIYHDARLAEAMACRHNRRHRVLQGFVTDHGSELSRRWARNMMLNKWLEYCADANHRFREVAPQRDVKNLPEQDT; this is translated from the coding sequence ATGAGGATAAACGAGAAGTTAAAGTCAGTCAGCGACAGTAATTTGGAGTCCGGGTGGAATCTTCGACCGGGCAGCTTTACCGCACTTATGGCGCTCTATGAGAGCAACTACCTGCGACTCAACTGGCTGATCGATGAGATGGAATTTCTGCGTGGCGAGTATCGCTCCGACAGTCCCGATGACTTTCCGCTTCACCTCAGTGTTCGCGATGTCAGCCGCTACACGACGTCCATTCATCTGACCTATTGGTTTGAGGGCGATGGTATAGACGCGGTGGCCGATCCGGATTTGGATATCAGGATTTATCACGATGCACGGTTGGCGGAGGCCATGGCCTGTCGCCACAATCGACGGCATCGGGTTTTGCAGGGATTTGTTACCGATCACGGCTCGGAACTGAGTCGTCGTTGGGCCCGCAATATGATGCTGAATAAATGGCTGGAGTATTGTGCGGACGCGAACCATCGATTTCGCGAGGTAGCGCCGCAACGCGACGTAAAGAACTTGCCCGAGCAGGACACCTAA
- a CDS encoding YbjQ family protein: MILTSLQTVPGRDITAHFGLVSGSTIRAKHVGRDLAAGFKNIFGGELKGYTELLQESRDEATQRMIQQAESLGANAIVNIRYATSSVAPGAAELFAYGTAVVVSTL; the protein is encoded by the coding sequence TTGATTCTGACATCACTACAGACTGTGCCAGGTCGAGATATCACCGCCCACTTTGGGCTGGTGAGCGGCAGCACGATTCGCGCCAAGCACGTCGGCCGCGATTTGGCCGCGGGTTTTAAGAACATCTTCGGCGGAGAACTCAAAGGCTATACCGAACTGTTGCAAGAATCGCGAGATGAAGCCACGCAGCGGATGATTCAGCAGGCCGAGAGTCTAGGCGCCAACGCGATCGTCAATATTCGCTACGCAACCTCGTCGGTTGCGCCGGGTGCGGCTGAACTTTTCGCTTATGGCACCGCGGTGGTGGTCTCAACCCTGTGA
- the ppsA gene encoding phosphoenolpyruvate synthase, with translation MTEYVIGFEKLGMDDVERVGGKNASLGEMIQNLANAGVDVPGGYATTADAYREFLSHDGLADRINSALDTLDVDDLEALANTGAKIRNWIMETPFPPALDAAIRNSFASLSGGHDIAVAVRSSATAEDLPEASFAGQQESFLNVRGIDDVIDRVKEVFSSLFNDRAISYRVHQNFEHSQVALSAGIQRMVRSDVGASGVMFTLDTESGFRDAVFVTASYGLGETVVQGSVNPDEFYCYKPALAANRRSVIRRNLGSKAIKMTYGEDGSGVQTLPVDRMERDRFCLSDSEVEQLARQAVIIEQHYGRPMDIEWGKDGEDGHLYILQARPETVRSRQQAQVIERYTLQGQGNLLTTGRSIGHKIGTGNARIIRDPSEMNLVQPGEVLVTDMTDPDWEPVMKRASAIVTNRGGRTCHAAIIARELGIPAVVGCGDATDKIRDMTPVTVSCAEGDTGNVYDGVLEFDHAEHSLTALPDVPVKIMMNVGNPDRAMDFASLPHDGVGLARLEFIINRMIGVHPRALLDFDTLDDSLKSTIQEQMAGYDDPIEFFVGRLAEGVGTIAAAFAPKPVIVRMSDFKSNEYANLIGGQRYEPHEENPMLGFRGASRYIDDEFRPCFNLECEAIKRVRNEMGLTNVQIMIPFVRTLVEAQTVSAILEENGLARGSNDLKHIMMCELPSNALLADEFLEYFDGFSIGSNDLTQLTLGLDRDSGLIANLFDERDEAVKKMLSMAISACRRQNKYIGICGQGPSDHPDLAQWLLDQEIESMSLNPDTVIETRLFLGGMSVG, from the coding sequence GTGACTGAATACGTTATAGGTTTCGAAAAGTTGGGCATGGACGATGTCGAGCGAGTTGGCGGTAAGAACGCATCGCTTGGCGAGATGATTCAGAACCTCGCCAATGCCGGGGTGGATGTGCCGGGAGGTTACGCGACGACTGCAGACGCCTATCGAGAATTTCTAAGCCATGACGGTTTAGCCGATCGCATCAACAGCGCCCTCGACACACTGGATGTTGATGACCTGGAGGCGCTTGCAAACACCGGCGCCAAGATTCGTAATTGGATCATGGAAACCCCCTTTCCACCCGCACTCGATGCCGCCATCCGCAACAGTTTCGCATCGCTGTCGGGTGGGCACGACATCGCGGTTGCCGTGCGCTCGTCGGCCACGGCTGAAGACTTGCCTGAAGCGTCATTTGCTGGACAACAAGAGAGTTTTCTCAATGTGCGCGGCATCGACGATGTGATCGACCGCGTCAAAGAAGTGTTTTCTTCGCTGTTTAACGATCGCGCCATATCGTATCGAGTGCATCAGAACTTTGAACACAGCCAGGTTGCGTTATCGGCCGGCATTCAGCGAATGGTGCGTTCTGATGTGGGCGCGAGCGGTGTGATGTTCACACTCGATACCGAATCGGGTTTTCGCGACGCGGTGTTCGTGACCGCCTCGTACGGGCTGGGCGAAACGGTCGTGCAAGGATCGGTCAACCCCGACGAGTTTTATTGCTACAAGCCTGCGCTCGCGGCCAATCGACGAAGCGTCATCCGTCGCAACCTCGGAAGCAAAGCGATCAAAATGACCTACGGCGAGGATGGCAGTGGCGTACAGACCTTGCCGGTTGACAGAATGGAGCGCGATCGGTTTTGCCTGAGTGATTCAGAAGTCGAGCAACTCGCACGACAAGCGGTCATCATTGAACAACACTACGGCAGACCCATGGACATTGAGTGGGGCAAAGACGGCGAAGACGGCCATCTTTACATCCTTCAAGCCCGACCGGAAACCGTACGGAGCCGGCAGCAGGCGCAAGTAATCGAGCGCTATACCCTCCAAGGGCAGGGCAACCTGCTGACGACCGGTCGCAGTATCGGTCATAAGATCGGCACCGGTAATGCCCGCATTATTCGCGATCCGTCTGAAATGAACTTAGTACAACCCGGTGAGGTACTCGTGACCGACATGACCGATCCCGATTGGGAGCCGGTGATGAAGCGCGCGTCAGCGATCGTGACGAATCGCGGCGGCCGCACCTGTCATGCCGCCATCATTGCGCGCGAATTGGGAATCCCTGCCGTGGTCGGCTGCGGTGACGCGACTGATAAGATCCGTGACATGACGCCCGTGACGGTAAGCTGTGCCGAAGGCGATACGGGCAATGTTTACGATGGCGTGCTGGAATTTGATCACGCAGAGCATAGCCTGACCGCCCTACCCGACGTTCCGGTCAAAATCATGATGAACGTGGGCAATCCTGATCGCGCGATGGACTTTGCCAGTCTGCCGCACGACGGCGTGGGCTTGGCGCGTCTTGAATTTATTATCAATCGCATGATCGGCGTGCACCCCCGTGCCCTGCTCGATTTTGACACGCTCGATGATTCGCTCAAGTCGACCATTCAAGAGCAGATGGCGGGCTACGACGATCCGATTGAGTTCTTTGTCGGTCGCCTCGCTGAGGGCGTAGGCACCATCGCAGCGGCCTTTGCACCGAAGCCCGTTATTGTGCGGATGTCCGATTTCAAATCAAACGAATACGCCAACTTAATCGGCGGACAACGTTACGAGCCACACGAAGAAAACCCGATGTTGGGTTTTCGCGGCGCTTCGCGCTACATCGACGATGAATTTCGCCCCTGCTTCAATCTTGAGTGCGAGGCGATCAAGCGCGTTCGCAATGAGATGGGCTTAACCAATGTGCAAATCATGATCCCGTTTGTGCGCACACTGGTTGAGGCACAAACTGTGTCGGCTATCTTGGAAGAAAACGGATTGGCGCGCGGTAGCAACGACCTGAAACACATCATGATGTGTGAGCTCCCGTCCAATGCACTGCTCGCCGACGAGTTTCTCGAATATTTTGATGGCTTCTCGATTGGTTCGAACGATCTGACGCAACTCACGCTCGGACTTGATCGCGACTCAGGCCTTATCGCTAATCTGTTTGATGAACGAGATGAGGCCGTCAAAAAAATGCTGTCGATGGCCATTTCAGCGTGTCGACGACAGAACAAGTACATCGGCATCTGTGGACAAGGCCCTTCCGATCACCCAGATCTTGCCCAGTGGCTACTCGACCAAGAAATAGAGAGTATGTCGCTCAACCCGGACACGGTCATCGAAACACGCCTATTTTTAGGTGGCATGAGCGTCGGCTAG
- a CDS encoding pyruvate, water dikinase regulatory protein, with translation MLTRTVFYISDQTGITAETLGHSLLTQFEDVNFRAVTLPFIDTIDKAQEACRRVNLTCEVEGSRPIVFSTFVLDEIRDVIKQSNGLFLDFFDAFIGPLEKELGRKSTHTTGKAHGLADSDNYSRRMEAVNFAVTYDDGVNLNGYSQAQAILVGVSRCGKTPTCLYLALQHGVFAANYPLNEDDFEAGRLPRALEQNKDKLFGLTIESARLQQIREERRPDSRYASSRQVSYELRAAEALFRKYGVPHLNTTHTSVEEIAAKVMAHMHLKRYE, from the coding sequence ATGCTAACCAGAACGGTTTTTTATATTTCGGACCAAACCGGGATCACCGCAGAAACGTTAGGTCACAGCCTGCTCACGCAGTTTGAGGATGTCAATTTTCGCGCCGTAACTCTGCCATTTATTGATACCATTGACAAGGCACAGGAGGCGTGTCGCCGAGTCAACTTAACGTGTGAGGTGGAAGGCAGCCGGCCCATCGTTTTCAGCACGTTTGTGCTCGATGAAATTCGCGATGTCATCAAACAGAGCAATGGCCTGTTTTTGGATTTTTTCGACGCCTTTATTGGTCCCCTTGAAAAAGAACTCGGTCGCAAATCCACTCACACGACGGGCAAGGCGCATGGTCTCGCCGATTCCGACAACTATTCGCGTCGTATGGAGGCGGTCAACTTTGCGGTGACCTACGACGATGGGGTCAACCTCAACGGATACAGTCAAGCGCAGGCCATTCTGGTCGGTGTGTCTCGATGCGGGAAAACCCCCACTTGCCTCTATCTCGCTCTTCAGCACGGCGTATTTGCGGCCAACTATCCGCTGAATGAAGACGATTTTGAGGCAGGGCGTTTGCCACGCGCTCTGGAACAAAACAAGGACAAACTATTCGGTTTGACTATCGAATCCGCGCGTCTTCAGCAAATACGTGAGGAGCGCCGCCCGGACAGTCGGTACGCGTCATCTCGCCAAGTGAGCTATGAGCTTCGTGCCGCTGAAGCCCTGTTTCGTAAATACGGAGTCCCCCATCTGAACACCACCCACACTTCGGTTGAAGAAATCGCCGCGAAAGTCATGGCCCACATGCATTTAAAACGATACGAATAG